A single region of the Duganella sp. BuS-21 genome encodes:
- a CDS encoding DEAD/DEAH box helicase has translation MTDALHAAAVQRFHPAVDAWFDAAFPGATEAQRRAWPLIQARRTTLIAAPTGSGKTLTAFLAAIDALVCESRAAPLPDETRVLYVSPLKALSNDIRLNLLAPLEGIGRELEAMGLPPHGIRSAVRTGDTTQAERNAMRRRAPHILVSTPESLYVLLGSDSGRAMLAGVRTVIVDEIHAVAGSKRGSHLALSLERLDALCPRPPVRVGLSATQKPISAVAQYLAGSGRPCAVVDVGHVRARDLNLELPPVPLEAVMPNDVWDRVYDRLAELTVMHRTTLVFVNTRRMAERMARHLADRLGPEHVAAHHGSLAKEYRLDAEQRLKRGALRVLIATASLELGIDIGDVDLVCQIGSPRSIAAFLQRVGRSGHHVGGLPKGRLFPTSRDDLIECTALLDCVRRDELDALRIPPAPLDVLAQQIVAEVSCREWSENGLYDLIRGASPYAQLERKRYDEVLHMLTDGYTSRQGVRGSYLHRDTVNGTLRGRRGGKMTAVMSGGTIPDNADYTVLLEPQGQSIGTVHEDFAVESLAGDVFQLGNTSYRIQRIEAGKVRVEDAHGAAPNIPFWLGEAPGRTDELSIGVARLRGEIDALLAAAPDGEAGIDSAVDWLIGHLGLQEAAARQIVEYLARSRAALGALPTRDTLVMERFFDESGGMQLVLHSPFGSRINRAWGLALRKRFCRTYNFELQAAATEDAIVLSLSDSHSFPLDEVWRYLRSTTAEQVLVQALLDAPLFNVRWRWNATTALALPRFTGGRKVAPQLQRMKSDDLLAAVFPDQAACLENIVGERELPSHPLVDQTLDDCLHDAMDSEGWLALLRRMEAGEVRLLARDLPAPSPLAMEILNARPYAFLDDAPLEERRTQAVINRRWTDPASTDDMGALDTGAIAAVAAEAWPTVRGSDEMHEALMSLACITPAEISCEAGWQEWIDSLAAGGRAMRLREVGSGADLWVARERLACAQAAWPSATVTGATPDDAAHDGETWTRDAALVEILRARLSGFGPQTVAAIAGPLALPASTIVIALTQLESQGYVMRGRFTPGVSAEEWCERHLLARIHRYTIKSLRREIEPVERQDFMRFLFEWQHLAPDAQLQGADALPEALAQLEGYEAAAGAWESELLTLRVRDYSALWLDDLCRAGKIVWTRVGAPASAAGGPVRSTPLVLLPRRQLGVWHALPAVAGEVEVSPRAARVLEALRRDGAMFFDELSRDARLLPVELENTLGELVATGLVNADSYAGLRAMLVPAHKRASNDRRRRGAGPTMEEAGRWALVRRGDGVTITVRAIETAVPPAADDAPSMTPPAVPARAAPPTRKPRTDPETLEHIAMTLLRRYGVMFWRLLEREAAWMPNWRELLPVYHRLEARGEIRGGRFVAGLSGEQFALPEAIPLLRDMRRRPHDGGYVCLSAVDPLNLCGTLLTGDKVPALAGNRLLFCDGVPVATLVAGKFHYPPDTQDRETLHAYLVGKPPLTAHIPATVA, from the coding sequence ATGACCGATGCCCTCCACGCCGCCGCCGTCCAGCGCTTCCACCCCGCCGTGGACGCGTGGTTCGACGCGGCTTTTCCCGGCGCGACGGAGGCGCAGCGGCGGGCCTGGCCGCTGATCCAGGCCAGGCGCACCACGCTGATCGCCGCGCCCACCGGCTCTGGCAAGACCTTGACCGCCTTCCTGGCCGCCATCGACGCGCTGGTGTGCGAGAGCCGCGCAGCGCCGCTGCCCGATGAGACCCGGGTGCTGTACGTGTCGCCGCTGAAGGCACTGTCCAACGATATCCGCCTCAACCTGCTGGCACCGTTGGAAGGCATAGGCCGCGAGCTGGAGGCCATGGGCCTGCCGCCGCACGGCATCCGCAGCGCCGTGCGCACCGGCGACACCACCCAGGCCGAGCGCAACGCCATGCGCCGCCGCGCGCCGCACATCCTGGTGTCGACGCCGGAATCGCTGTACGTCCTGCTTGGCTCGGACAGCGGCCGCGCCATGCTGGCCGGCGTGCGCACGGTGATCGTCGACGAGATCCACGCGGTGGCGGGCAGCAAGCGTGGCAGCCATCTGGCGCTGAGCCTTGAGCGGCTCGATGCGCTCTGCCCTCGCCCGCCGGTGCGGGTCGGCCTGTCGGCCACGCAGAAGCCGATATCGGCGGTGGCGCAGTACCTGGCCGGCAGCGGCCGGCCGTGCGCGGTGGTGGACGTGGGCCATGTGCGGGCACGCGACCTGAATCTGGAACTGCCGCCGGTGCCGCTGGAGGCGGTGATGCCGAACGACGTGTGGGACCGCGTCTACGACCGCCTGGCCGAGCTGACGGTCATGCACCGCACCACGCTGGTGTTTGTAAATACGCGGCGCATGGCCGAGCGCATGGCGCGCCATCTGGCCGACCGGCTCGGGCCCGAGCACGTGGCCGCGCACCACGGCAGCCTGGCCAAGGAATACCGGCTGGACGCCGAGCAGCGCCTCAAGCGCGGCGCGCTGCGGGTGTTGATCGCCACCGCGTCGCTGGAGCTGGGCATCGACATCGGCGATGTGGATCTGGTGTGCCAGATCGGTTCTCCGCGCAGCATTGCCGCCTTCCTGCAGCGCGTGGGCCGGTCGGGCCACCATGTGGGCGGCCTGCCCAAGGGCCGGCTGTTCCCGACCTCGCGCGACGACCTGATCGAATGCACGGCGCTGCTGGACTGCGTGCGGCGCGACGAACTCGATGCGCTGCGCATTCCGCCGGCGCCGCTGGACGTGCTGGCGCAGCAGATCGTGGCGGAGGTGTCGTGCCGCGAGTGGAGCGAAAATGGGCTGTACGATCTGATACGCGGCGCCTCGCCCTACGCGCAACTGGAGCGCAAGCGCTACGACGAGGTGCTGCATATGCTCACCGACGGCTACACCAGCCGCCAGGGCGTGCGCGGCTCCTACCTGCATCGCGATACGGTGAACGGCACGCTGCGCGGCCGGCGCGGCGGCAAGATGACGGCGGTGATGTCCGGCGGGACCATCCCGGACAACGCCGACTATACGGTGCTGCTGGAGCCGCAGGGCCAGAGCATCGGCACCGTCCACGAGGATTTTGCGGTGGAGAGCCTGGCCGGCGACGTTTTCCAGCTTGGGAATACTTCGTACCGCATCCAGCGCATCGAGGCCGGCAAGGTGCGGGTGGAGGATGCGCACGGCGCCGCGCCGAATATTCCATTCTGGCTGGGCGAAGCGCCTGGCCGCACCGACGAGCTGTCAATCGGCGTGGCGCGCCTGCGCGGCGAGATCGACGCCTTGCTGGCGGCGGCGCCCGATGGCGAGGCCGGCATCGACAGCGCGGTGGACTGGCTGATCGGGCATCTGGGCTTGCAGGAGGCTGCGGCACGGCAGATCGTGGAGTATCTGGCGCGCTCGCGCGCCGCGCTGGGTGCGCTGCCGACCCGCGATACGCTGGTGATGGAGCGCTTCTTCGATGAATCGGGCGGCATGCAGCTGGTGCTGCATTCTCCGTTCGGCAGCCGCATCAACCGCGCCTGGGGGCTGGCGCTGCGCAAGCGTTTCTGCCGCACGTACAATTTCGAGTTGCAGGCTGCGGCGACAGAGGATGCGATTGTCCTGTCGCTGTCGGACAGCCATAGTTTTCCGCTGGATGAGGTGTGGCGCTACCTGCGTTCGACCACGGCGGAGCAGGTGTTGGTGCAGGCGTTGCTCGATGCGCCGCTGTTCAACGTGCGGTGGCGCTGGAACGCCACCACGGCGTTGGCCCTGCCGCGCTTTACCGGCGGGCGCAAGGTGGCGCCGCAGCTGCAGCGCATGAAGAGCGACGATTTACTGGCGGCGGTGTTCCCCGATCAGGCGGCGTGCCTGGAGAATATCGTCGGCGAGCGCGAGTTGCCCAGCCATCCTTTGGTCGATCAGACCTTGGATGATTGTCTGCACGATGCGATGGATAGCGAGGGCTGGCTGGCGCTGCTGCGGCGCATGGAGGCGGGCGAGGTGCGCCTGCTGGCGCGCGATCTGCCGGCGCCGTCGCCGCTGGCAATGGAGATTCTGAATGCGCGGCCATATGCGTTTCTGGACGACGCGCCGCTGGAGGAGCGGCGCACGCAGGCGGTGATCAACCGGCGCTGGACCGATCCGGCCTCCACCGATGATATGGGGGCGCTGGATACGGGCGCGATTGCTGCGGTGGCCGCCGAGGCCTGGCCGACGGTGCGCGGCAGCGATGAGATGCATGAGGCCTTGATGTCGCTGGCCTGCATCACGCCTGCGGAGATTTCGTGTGAGGCAGGCTGGCAGGAATGGATAGACAGCCTTGCCGCCGGCGGCCGCGCCATGCGCCTGCGCGAGGTCGGCAGCGGCGCCGATCTCTGGGTCGCACGCGAACGGCTGGCCTGCGCCCAAGCCGCCTGGCCCTCCGCGACAGTGACGGGCGCCACGCCGGACGACGCGGCGCACGACGGCGAGACGTGGACGCGGGATGCGGCGCTGGTGGAGATTCTGCGGGCGCGGCTGAGCGGCTTCGGGCCGCAGACGGTGGCGGCGATTGCCGGCCCCCTGGCGCTGCCCGCCTCCACCATCGTCATCGCGCTGACGCAGCTGGAGAGCCAAGGCTACGTGATGCGCGGCCGCTTCACGCCGGGCGTGAGCGCGGAAGAATGGTGCGAGCGGCATCTGTTGGCGCGGATTCATCGCTACACCATCAAGAGCCTGCGGCGCGAGATCGAGCCGGTGGAGCGGCAGGACTTCATGCGCTTCCTGTTCGAATGGCAGCATCTGGCGCCGGACGCGCAGCTGCAAGGCGCCGACGCGCTGCCCGAAGCGCTGGCCCAGCTGGAAGGTTACGAAGCCGCCGCCGGCGCTTGGGAAAGCGAACTGCTGACGCTGCGCGTGCGAGACTACTCGGCCCTGTGGCTGGACGATTTGTGCCGGGCCGGCAAAATCGTCTGGACCCGCGTCGGTGCGCCGGCCAGCGCGGCCGGAGGTCCGGTGCGCAGCACGCCGCTGGTGCTGCTACCGCGCCGCCAGCTCGGCGTCTGGCATGCGCTGCCGGCGGTAGCCGGTGAAGTGGAAGTGTCGCCGCGCGCGGCGCGCGTGCTGGAGGCGCTGCGGCGCGATGGCGCGATGTTCTTCGACGAACTGTCGCGCGATGCGCGGCTGCTGCCGGTGGAGCTGGAGAACACGCTGGGCGAGCTGGTGGCCACGGGACTGGTCAACGCCGACAGCTACGCCGGCCTGCGCGCCATGCTGGTCCCTGCCCATAAGCGCGCCAGCAACGACCGTCGTCGTCGCGGCGCCGGCCCCACCATGGAGGAAGCCGGCCGCTGGGCGCTAGTGCGCCGTGGCGACGGCGTCACCATCACCGTGCGCGCCATCGAGACCGCCGTGCCGCCTGCCGCAGACGACGCGCCCAGCATGACACCGCCCGCCGTCCCGGCACGCGCAGCGCCGCCGACGCGCAAGCCGCGCACGGATCCTGAAACGCTGGAGCACATCGCCATGACGCTGCTGCGCCGCTACGGCGTCATGTTCTGGCGGTTGCTGGAACGTGAAGCGGCCTGGATGCCCAACTGGCGCGAACTGCTGCCGGTCTACCACCGACTCGAAGCGCGCGGTGAAATTCGCGGCGGCCGTTTCGTGGCCGGTCTCTCCGGCGAACAGTTCGCGCTGCCGGAAGCCATTCCGCTGCTGCGCGACATGCGCCGCCGGCCGCACGACGGTGGCTACGTCTGCCTCTCCGCCGTCGACCCGCTCAACCTCTGCGGCACCCTGCTCACCGGCGACAAGGTCCCGGCGCTGGCCGGTAACCGCCTGCTGTTCTGCGACGGCGTGCCGGTCGCCACGCTCGTAGCCGGCAAATTCCACTACCCGCCCGACACCCAGGACCGCGAAACCCTGCACGCCTACCTGGTCGGCAAGCCGCCGCTGACCGCGCACATTCCGGCTACTGTGGCATAG
- a CDS encoding ATP-binding protein encodes MSNTAPNPIPSFLTAPGEMGARIWAHDWDATPLGAIAAWPHSLKTVISLMLNSPQPMWMGWGEQVTFLYNDAYIDVLSMAKHPQALGRPTKEVWAEIWDICGPLVDRVFAHGETTMADAVRLFMRRGDFLEETFYAFSYSPVRDESGSVAGLFCANLDVTSRQLNARRLHTVFDISTSTLQERTVHAACTTALAAIRANPDDLPFAQLYLAGDTPATPARLLQATHADIAGACALFEVDAVLADATARVITLPDPAPPGLPDGLAQQPLRQALVLPLQGRGGASTLGVLVLGVSAARRLDADYRNFLELIATQTSNAMQQARAAEDERLRADMLMELDRAKTKFFSNVSHEFRTPLTLLLGPVHDALHDHSAPLPPVQRERLQLMQRNALRLQKLVNSLLEFSRVQAGRAQASFVAVDLASLTADLASSFRSAIEGAGMRLLVDCAPLDEAVYVDPAMWEKIVLNLLSNAFKFTFEGEIRVRQRVVGRQLRLEVADSGTGIPHDQLPHLFERFHRVEGARSRSHEGSGIGLALVHDLVALHGGQIGVESALGRGSVFSVAIPLGRAHLPAAQLDAPPARATSSAAAYVAEAEGWSTARAGEAEAEAVAQADAAAPATPHGRLLVVDDNADMRDYLQRLLQGQWQVEVCNNGLEALAAVARRPPDLILSDVMMPQLDGFGLLAALREQASTRDIPFMLLSARAGEEARLEGLQAGADDYLVKPFSGRELAARIEVLRLRQRMRVVEGVAARRLRSVFSQAPVAIAILNGPEHVFEQANDYYHQLVGPRLLLGQTVRQAFPELASQGIYELLDGVLASGQPYVGRSVQLWMRRMPNQPPSECWFDFVYQPLSDEGGTPYGVAVVAFDVTELASAKRAAESANRAKDEFLAMLGHELRNPLAPIVTALQLMRMRGGDVAVKERAVIERQTNHLVALVDDLLDVSRVAQGKVQLQRKPVEMAEVITRAIETASPLIEQRQHVLTVAVPPRGLTVLADPMRCAQVISNLLNNAAKYTEAGGRLAVRARLDGDHVVVEVEDNGIGISTEMLGLVFERFTQERQALSRSQGGLGLGLAIARSMMALHGGSVTAHSGGIGCGSLFTARMPVHQVADAAPPGPAAAPATPQGGLSIMVVDDNEDAARALGEVLELFGHTVKVVFGAPEALALAPEFRPQVGLLDIGLPGMDGYELAARLRGMRCGETMRLIAITGYGQEADRQQAMAAGFEQHLTKPIDLTRLDQLLKGAQAVSTHTGV; translated from the coding sequence ATGTCCAACACAGCGCCGAACCCTATTCCGAGCTTCCTCACCGCACCCGGAGAGATGGGCGCGCGCATCTGGGCGCACGATTGGGACGCCACGCCGCTCGGCGCGATTGCCGCCTGGCCGCACAGCCTGAAAACCGTGATCAGCCTGATGCTCAATTCGCCGCAGCCGATGTGGATGGGCTGGGGCGAGCAGGTGACGTTTTTGTACAATGACGCCTACATCGATGTGCTGAGCATGGCCAAGCATCCGCAGGCGCTGGGCCGGCCGACCAAAGAGGTGTGGGCGGAGATCTGGGACATCTGCGGTCCGCTGGTCGATCGCGTGTTCGCGCACGGCGAAACCACCATGGCCGATGCCGTGCGGCTGTTCATGCGCCGTGGCGATTTTCTGGAAGAGACTTTCTACGCGTTTTCCTATAGTCCGGTGCGCGACGAGTCGGGCAGCGTGGCCGGCCTGTTCTGCGCCAATCTCGATGTCACCAGCCGTCAGCTGAACGCGCGTCGCCTGCACACGGTGTTCGACATCAGCACCAGCACGCTGCAGGAGCGCACCGTGCACGCCGCCTGCACCACGGCGCTGGCGGCGATCCGCGCCAATCCCGACGACCTGCCGTTTGCGCAGCTGTACCTGGCCGGCGACACGCCGGCGACGCCGGCGCGGCTGCTGCAAGCCACCCACGCCGACATCGCCGGCGCCTGCGCCCTGTTCGAAGTGGACGCCGTGCTGGCCGACGCCACGGCGCGCGTGATCACCTTGCCCGATCCGGCGCCGCCGGGATTGCCGGACGGCCTGGCGCAACAGCCCTTGCGGCAGGCGCTGGTGCTGCCGTTGCAGGGCCGTGGCGGCGCCTCGACGCTGGGGGTGCTGGTGCTGGGGGTGAGCGCGGCACGCCGCCTGGATGCCGACTACCGCAATTTCCTGGAACTGATTGCCACTCAGACCAGCAATGCGATGCAGCAAGCGCGCGCCGCCGAGGATGAGCGCCTGCGGGCCGACATGCTGATGGAACTGGATCGCGCCAAGACGAAGTTCTTCAGCAACGTCAGTCACGAATTCCGCACGCCCCTCACCTTGCTGCTGGGCCCCGTGCACGACGCGCTGCACGACCATAGCGCGCCGCTGCCGCCGGTGCAGCGCGAGCGCCTGCAGCTCATGCAGCGCAATGCGCTGCGCCTGCAAAAGCTGGTCAATTCGCTGCTGGAGTTCTCGCGCGTGCAGGCCGGGCGGGCGCAAGCCAGTTTCGTCGCGGTGGACCTGGCGTCGCTGACGGCCGATCTGGCCAGCAGCTTCCGTTCCGCCATCGAGGGCGCCGGCATGCGCCTGCTGGTCGATTGCGCGCCGCTCGACGAAGCGGTGTACGTCGATCCGGCGATGTGGGAAAAAATCGTCCTGAACCTGCTGTCGAATGCCTTCAAATTCACCTTTGAAGGCGAGATCCGGGTGCGCCAGCGCGTGGTTGGCCGCCAGCTGCGCCTGGAGGTGGCCGATAGCGGCACCGGCATCCCGCATGACCAGCTGCCCCATTTGTTCGAGCGCTTCCACCGCGTCGAGGGCGCGCGCTCGCGCTCGCATGAAGGTTCGGGCATCGGCCTGGCGCTGGTGCACGATCTGGTGGCGCTGCACGGCGGCCAGATAGGCGTCGAAAGCGCGCTGGGACGCGGCAGCGTGTTCAGCGTCGCCATCCCGCTGGGCCGCGCGCACCTGCCGGCCGCGCAGCTTGACGCGCCGCCGGCGAGGGCGACGTCGTCGGCTGCCGCTTACGTGGCGGAGGCGGAGGGTTGGTCTACCGCGCGTGCCGGCGAAGCCGAAGCCGAAGCCGTGGCGCAGGCCGATGCCGCTGCGCCGGCGACGCCGCACGGCCGCCTGCTGGTGGTCGACGACAACGCCGACATGCGCGACTACCTGCAACGCCTGCTGCAGGGGCAATGGCAGGTGGAGGTCTGCAACAACGGCCTGGAAGCGCTGGCGGCCGTGGCGCGCCGTCCGCCGGACCTGATCCTGTCGGACGTGATGATGCCGCAGCTCGATGGCTTCGGCCTGCTGGCGGCGCTGCGCGAGCAGGCGTCCACGCGCGATATTCCCTTCATGCTGCTGTCGGCGCGCGCCGGCGAGGAAGCGCGGCTCGAAGGCCTGCAGGCCGGCGCCGACGACTATCTGGTCAAGCCGTTCTCCGGCCGCGAACTGGCCGCGCGCATCGAAGTGCTGCGCCTGCGCCAGCGCATGCGCGTGGTGGAAGGCGTCGCCGCGCGGCGCCTGCGCAGCGTCTTCAGCCAGGCGCCGGTCGCCATCGCCATCCTCAACGGGCCCGAACATGTATTCGAGCAGGCCAACGACTACTACCATCAGTTGGTGGGCCCGCGCTTGCTGCTGGGCCAGACCGTACGCCAGGCCTTCCCCGAACTGGCGTCGCAGGGCATTTACGAACTGCTGGACGGCGTCTTGGCCAGCGGCCAGCCTTACGTCGGCCGCTCGGTGCAGCTGTGGATGCGGCGCATGCCAAACCAGCCGCCAAGCGAGTGCTGGTTCGACTTCGTCTATCAGCCCCTGAGCGACGAAGGCGGCACGCCTTACGGCGTGGCGGTGGTGGCGTTCGACGTCACCGAACTGGCCAGCGCCAAGCGCGCGGCCGAATCGGCCAACCGCGCCAAAGACGAATTCCTCGCCATGCTGGGCCACGAGCTGCGCAACCCGCTGGCGCCCATCGTCACGGCGCTGCAGCTGATGCGCATGCGTGGCGGCGACGTGGCAGTGAAAGAGCGCGCCGTCATCGAGCGCCAGACCAATCACCTGGTGGCGCTGGTGGACGATCTGCTCGACGTCTCGCGTGTGGCGCAAGGCAAGGTGCAACTGCAACGCAAGCCGGTGGAGATGGCGGAGGTGATCACCCGCGCCATCGAAACCGCCAGCCCGCTGATCGAACAACGGCAGCATGTCTTGACGGTGGCGGTGCCGCCGCGCGGCTTGACCGTGCTGGCCGATCCCATGCGCTGCGCGCAGGTGATCTCGAACCTGCTCAACAATGCCGCCAAATACACCGAGGCGGGAGGTCGGCTGGCGGTGCGCGCCCGCCTTGACGGCGACCACGTGGTGGTCGAAGTCGAGGACAACGGCATCGGCATCTCGACCGAGATGCTGGGGCTGGTGTTCGAACGGTTTACCCAGGAACGGCAGGCGTTGAGCCGTTCCCAGGGCGGCCTGGGGCTGGGCCTGGCCATCGCCCGCAGCATGATGGCGCTGCATGGCGGCAGCGTGACGGCGCACAGCGGCGGCATCGGCTGCGGCAGCCTGTTCACGGCGCGCATGCCTGTGCATCAGGTAGCCGACGCGGCACCGCCCGGGCCTGCGGCGGCGCCCGCGACGCCGCAGGGCGGCTTGAGCATCATGGTGGTCGACGACAATGAGGACGCCGCGCGCGCGCTGGGCGAGGTGCTGGAGTTGTTCGGACACACGGTCAAGGTGGTGTTCGGGGCGCCGGAAGCGCTGGCGCTGGCGCCGGAGTTCCGCCCGCAGGTCGGGCTGCTCGACATCGGCCTGCCCGGCATGGACGGCTATGAGCTGGCCGCGCGCCTGCGCGGCATGCGCTGCGGCGAGACAATGCGCCTGATCGCCATCACCGGTTACGGCCAGGAGGCGGACCGCCAGCAGGCCATGGCGGCCGGCTTCGAACAACACCTGACCAAGCCGATCGACCTGACGCGCCTCGACCAGTTGCTGAAAGGCGCCCAAGCCGTGTCAACCCATACTGGAGTATAG
- a CDS encoding AsmA family protein produces the protein MASMKKSRPLKILLGLLATLLLVMTAIVIFILTFDWNRARPWINHRVSETIGREFAINGDLRVRWEQDNTAAGWRRYIPHPRINAADVSIANPTWTTSGPRLANVGSIEVALHPLPLLHKEVAITDLAVDKLTVAAQRRADGSNTWTFKDNGPSEWAIDIQRLTLGEGDLRYLDDAIKLDLRAKATGITEGADAQKYGLRFDLSGSYRNAPVTGGGKVGKVLALRDEHTTFPLQAAANLGKNKIAIEGTLTDPRSPAGLDLKLSLGGANMADLYPLTGVLLPETPSYATTGRLIGKKTGATWNWTYKNFTGTVGGSDLEGTLAYAPRKPRALLTGAVTSRQLRLEDLGPTIGAESNSDKSKRGKAQNQPTDKALPVEQFNTAKWDALDADVKFTGKKLVRTHDIPLTDIEAHIKMNNKVLTLTPLNFGMAGGDITSSIKLDGRQKQIDAQIRMAARHLKIRQLFPKLESMQASVGEVSADAALAGKGNSVSTMLATSSGELGATVSEGSVSKFILEAAGLNIANLVFVKLFGDKQIQLNCLAGDFVVENGKAQTRRFVVDTQEAVINVSGNVDLAKETLDLDVRPQTKGVRIISLRTPLYAKGTFTNPDVGPQKGPLALKAGAAVALATLVNPLAAIIPLINPGKVEPVDCAAALAQANDTRAVAKTQSQYPAKKK, from the coding sequence ATGGCTAGCATGAAAAAATCGCGTCCACTCAAAATCCTGCTTGGCCTGCTCGCCACGCTCCTGCTGGTGATGACGGCGATCGTCATCTTCATCCTGACTTTCGACTGGAATCGCGCACGCCCCTGGATCAACCACCGCGTCTCCGAAACCATCGGCCGCGAATTCGCCATCAACGGCGACCTGCGCGTGCGCTGGGAACAGGACAACACGGCAGCCGGCTGGCGCCGCTACATACCGCACCCGCGCATCAACGCCGCCGACGTCAGCATCGCCAACCCGACGTGGACCACCAGCGGCCCGCGCCTGGCAAACGTCGGCAGCATCGAAGTCGCCCTGCATCCGCTGCCGTTGCTGCACAAGGAAGTGGCGATCACCGACCTCGCGGTCGACAAGCTCACCGTGGCGGCCCAGCGCCGCGCCGACGGCAGCAACACCTGGACCTTCAAGGACAACGGCCCGTCCGAATGGGCGATCGACATCCAGCGCCTGACGCTGGGCGAAGGCGACCTGCGCTACCTTGACGATGCCATCAAACTCGATCTGCGCGCCAAGGCCACCGGCATCACCGAAGGCGCCGACGCCCAAAAGTATGGCCTGCGCTTCGACTTGAGCGGCAGCTACCGCAACGCCCCCGTCACCGGCGGCGGCAAGGTCGGCAAGGTGCTGGCCCTGCGCGACGAACACACCACCTTCCCGCTGCAGGCCGCCGCCAATCTTGGCAAGAACAAGATCGCCATCGAAGGCACGCTGACCGATCCACGCTCGCCCGCCGGCCTCGATCTGAAGCTGTCGCTGGGCGGCGCCAACATGGCCGACCTGTATCCGCTGACCGGCGTACTGCTGCCGGAAACACCGTCCTACGCCACCACCGGCCGCCTGATCGGCAAGAAGACCGGCGCGACGTGGAACTGGACCTACAAGAACTTCACCGGCACCGTCGGCGGCAGCGACCTGGAAGGCACGCTGGCCTATGCGCCGCGCAAACCGCGTGCGCTGCTGACCGGCGCCGTCACCTCGCGCCAACTGCGGCTGGAAGACCTGGGCCCGACCATCGGCGCCGAAAGCAATAGCGACAAGTCCAAGCGTGGCAAGGCGCAGAACCAGCCGACCGACAAGGCGCTGCCGGTCGAGCAGTTCAACACCGCCAAATGGGATGCGCTGGACGCCGACGTCAAATTCACCGGCAAGAAACTGGTCCGTACCCACGATATTCCACTCACCGATATCGAAGCCCACATCAAGATGAACAATAAGGTGCTGACGCTGACACCGCTCAACTTCGGTATGGCCGGCGGCGACATCACCTCCAGCATCAAGCTCGATGGCCGTCAAAAGCAGATCGACGCGCAAATCCGCATGGCGGCGCGCCACCTGAAGATCCGCCAGCTGTTCCCTAAACTGGAATCGATGCAGGCCAGCGTCGGTGAAGTCAGCGCCGATGCGGCGCTCGCCGGCAAGGGCAATTCCGTCTCCACCATGCTGGCCACGTCCAGCGGCGAATTGGGTGCGACAGTGAGCGAAGGCTCGGTCAGCAAATTTATTCTGGAAGCGGCAGGTCTGAACATCGCCAACCTGGTGTTCGTCAAACTGTTCGGCGACAAGCAGATCCAGTTGAACTGCCTGGCCGGCGACTTCGTGGTGGAAAACGGCAAAGCGCAGACCCGCCGCTTCGTGGTCGACACGCAGGAAGCCGTCATCAACGTCAGCGGCAATGTGGACCTGGCCAAGGAGACGCTGGACCTGGACGTGCGCCCGCAAACCAAGGGTGTGCGCATCATCTCGTTGCGCACGCCGCTGTACGCCAAGGGCACCTTCACCAATCCGGATGTCGGCCCGCAGAAAGGCCCGCTGGCGCTCAAGGCCGGCGCCGCCGTGGCGCTGGCGACCTTGGTCAATCCCCTGGCCGCGATTATCCCGCTGATCAATCCGGGCAAGGTGGAGCCGGTGGATTGCGCGGCCGCGCTGGCGCAAGCCAACGATACCCGCGCCGTGGCGAAAACCCAGTCGCAGTATCCCGCTAAGAAGAAGTAA